One segment of Dromaius novaehollandiae isolate bDroNov1 chromosome Z, bDroNov1.hap1, whole genome shotgun sequence DNA contains the following:
- the LOC135324698 gene encoding proteinase-activated receptor 1-like, with the protein MGMRAPSALLCALGLLCCPLPPPAAAARAAIIYNSSRIRGRTFIMPNLHNQDDPIPIEDIENYTENDTEVRSGSISQINSSLNTQRTVSAETERYLTSPWLTRFVPSVYTLVVMLSLPLNVTAILVFLKKMKIEKPAVIYMLNLAIADVLFVSVLPFKIAYHFSGNNWVFGPGMCCFITAAFYCNMYCSIMLMTSISFDRFLAVVYPIQSLSWRTLTRASVTCFIIWLVAIAGVIPFLIKEQTMEIPKLNITTCHDVLKESELHKYYVHFFSIFSSVFFVGPFIISTICYLCIIRCLSSSSIVAKENKKKRALLLCVAVFSVFVICFGPTNVLLLIHYIHFSYDNSLEYLYFAYLLCVCISSFSCCIDPFIYYYASSQYQRQLASLFSCKEIFDPNSSNSSGQSVSTTSRRDTCSSNVNNSVYKKLLAMH; encoded by the exons ATGGGGATGCGGGCGCCGTCCGCGCTGCTCTGCGCCCTGGGTCTTCTCTgctgcccgctcccgccgcccgccgcggccgcccgcgccg ctattatataTAACAGCAGTAGGATAAGGGGCAGAACTTTCATAATGCCTAACCTGCATAACCAGGATGACCCTATACCTATTGAAGACATTGAAAATTATACTGAAAATGACACAGAAGTTCGATCAGGATCCATCAGTCAGATTAATTCGTCTCTAAATACACAACGAACAGTATCAGCAGAAACGGAAAGATACCTCACCAGTCCATGGCTGACACGTTTTGTTCCTTCAGTTTACACATTAGTGGTTATGCTGAGTCTCCCTCTGAACGTTACAGCAATACttgtgtttttgaaaaaaatgaaaattgaaaagcCAGCTGTAATATACATGCTGAATTTGGCCATTGCGGATGTACTGTTCGTAAGCGTGCTTCCTTTTAAGATTGCCTATCATTTTTCTGGAAACAATTGGGTATTTGGACCTGGAATGTGCTGTTTCATCACTGCTGCCTTCTACTGTAACATGTACTGTTCAATAATGCTGATGACGAGCATAAGCTTTGATCGCTTCTTAGCAGTGGTGTATCCCATCCAGTCTCTTTCATGGCGTACATTAACACGTGCCTCCGTGACTTGTTTCATCATATGGCTTGTGGCAATAGCTGGGGTTATACCTTTTCTCATCAAAGAGCAAACTATGGAAATACCCAAGTTAAATATAACTACCTGTCATGATGTGCTAAAAGAATCTGAACTTCACAAGTATTACGTCCatttcttctccatcttctcttctgttttctttgtaggGCCATTTATAATTTCTACCATCTGTTACCTGTGTATCATTCGATGTCTTAGTTCTTCTAGTATTGTTgcgaaagaaaataagaaaaaacgtGCCTTGCTCTTGTGTgtagctgttttttctgtttttgttatttgttttggACCAACAAATGTCCTCCTATTAATTCATTATATACATTTTTCTTATGACAACAGTTTAGAGTATCTCTACTTTGCCTATCTACTCTGTGTTTGTATCAGCAGCTTTAGTTGTTGCATTGATCCCTTTATTTACTACTATGCTTCTTCTCAATATCAGAGGCAACTTGCCAGTCTTTTCAGTTGTAAAGAGATTTTTGATCCTAACAGTAGTAACAGCAGTGGCCAGTCAGTGTCGACCACTAGTAGAAGGGATACGTGCTCCAGTAATGTGAATAACAGTGTCTACAAGAAATTGCTAGCAATGCATTGA